A portion of the Lolium rigidum isolate FL_2022 chromosome 1, APGP_CSIRO_Lrig_0.1, whole genome shotgun sequence genome contains these proteins:
- the LOC124659727 gene encoding myb family transcription factor MPH1-like, which yields MRGFERRGVRQYNRSDEPRMRWTEELHRQFIEAVDCLGGPNEATPKRILQLMGLKGVSISHIKSHLQMYRSSSSNNNGDTPANAFVNRREDHCVDDASQDRNNTLSASDMINASSSYSVPSRGTQHVHRSPYQIPSLEVVFRSWEQSIGLLPWNSRKLTTSKKSVGWPCHVDGKMRQMAAGCDLTLSIGGWREDEAEASSDADGSSTTTEEAVVLGRDRGTGDHRCSALNLDLNLDLAVSSSWLT from the exons ATGAGAGGGTTTGAGAGGAGAGGCGTCAGGCAGTACAACAGGTCTGACGAGCCGCGGATGCGGTGGACAGAGGAGCTGCACCGGCAGTTCATCGAGGCTGTCGACTGCCTCGGCGGCCCAAACG AGGCAACGCCCAAGCGGATCCTTCAGCTGATGGGCCTGAAGGGAGTCAGCATATCTCACATCAAGAGCCATCTTCAG ATGTACCGATCAAGCTCAAGCAACAACAACGGTGACACCCCAGCCAACGCGTTTGTGAATCGTCGTGAAGATCACTGTGTCGATGATGCGTCACAAGATAGGAACAACACGTTAAGTGCTTCAGACATGATCAACGCTTCTTCTTCTTACTCCGTGCCTAGTCGCGGCACCCAGCACGTCCACCGGTCACCGTATCAAAT ACCATCGCTCGAAGTGGTTTTCAGGAGCTGGGAGCAGAGTATAGGGCTTCTGCCATGGAACTCCAGGAAGCTAACTACCTCAAAGAAG TCGGTCGGTTGGCCGTGTCACGTTGATGGCAAGATGCGTCAGATGGCGGCGGGGTGTGACTTGACGCTATCAATCGGCGGTTGGCGGGAGGATGAGGCAGAGGCAAGCAGCGATGCCGATGGCTCCAGTACGACCACCGAGGAGGCTGTCGTGCTGGGGAGGGACCGGGGAACTGGTGACCACCGCTGCTCCGCTCTGAACCTTGACCTGAACCTCGACCTCGCCGTCTCATCTTCTTGGCTCACCTGA